The nucleotide window GCCACCCCCTGCGACATCAACGCGCCTCAGACCTGCCAAGTCGGCGACCTCAGCGGCAAGCATGGACCGATCTGGGCGCCCGACAACGAGGAATTTACCACCACCTACACGGACTGGTTCCTTTCCAATGTGGAGGGAGAGCCTGCTTTCTTTGGAAACCTCTCATTGGTCGTGCATGCGGCGGATAACTCGCGCCTGGCGTGTGGAAACTTTGTGGAGCTGAAGTAAGACTAGATGGATGAATATTTTCTGCTGCTTGGGACTTTAATGTATTGTTGGGCTGGTGCTGTATTGGGTTAGGGTTGGATTTAATACTCAAGTATTGGCATGGTACGTCCTTGCCGATGTGAGACTCTGCGCACAGCCTTAAGGTGTTAGTTTTGAAGCGTTTAGCTACTAAGCAGCCTACAATAAATTAATGAATCACCTATCATATCTCGCGCTAAGAAGCATGCCTCTCTCCCTAAAAACTTTCTCTTGAAACAATTTGCATTGAGTGTGCAATACATGAGCATCTTGCTGAGTTGCCCACAATTTTGACAATACCATATTCATCTCACGGATTAATCACTTACAGACTGAAGATGGAagcttcccttctctcccctttcGGTATCCTGCCAGACCAAAGCAGTAAATCGCTTTTGTATCAAGCGTTCAATAACAATAGTAATGCATTCTATTACGTTGTGTGACAGGGAATTGCATGGAATTGAGTACGAAGATCACATTAAGCCGATTAGGCATAGTAGCAGAATGTGCAAATGCGTAGCAGATAGCAAACTTCTTAGTACTAAATGAACCAACCCAGTACGAGGGATCTAATTGGAAACGAATCCAGCATCACTTAACGACTTAGTTACTTAGTTAACCATTCTTACTACAAATCGTCTTACATTGCATAGGATTCTATTACTGTAATAAGTAATTTCTATGTCTCTTGCTTACTATTCTCTTATTAAGGAAAGGGATCTTGGCATTCATGTTTGATCGTGTTTGTCATTGATTGTATATGGAACGATAGTCGTGATCCTCTTGATAGTATACGTACGTAGTAGTCATCAcaaatatatcatatcatggGCGCAGACAGACAGTGCTAGATATAAATGCTGCGTTTGCTGCATTGTCCGCGGCGACTGGCGTCCATGCCTAGCCTGTACGTGCATGCTCGTGTTCAGTAAGCATTGCTCGTCCACATGCCTCCCACCGTgccaaaaggaaaaaaagtcCCGCGGAAGTGGCTGCATGCTGACTGACGGACCATCCAGGTACGGTCAGGCCGGAGGCGGGCAGCCAATGGTGGCGTTTCTTACGCGATATTAGATAGCTGGGGCTTTTAATGGCATATTCTTGACCAATGAGCACTTCAGGTGGGTTGTCCATCTAGACTCTCAATCCGGCTTTGGATCGCCTGCTCGTCGTattggccttcttcgccctCGTATTCCTTCAAGACTACGGTCCGCATGAGCCGTCGCGGCGCCCGGCGACCTGTAAATAGCTCGAACTGGGCGAAACCTTGCTCCGGGAGGACATCTAGTCCGTCCAGAGCGACCCAGCCACGGTGCGAAAGTGCTCGGATTTGTTTCATCAGTGGGGTATTGAGCGTTTTATACGCCAGCTACATATTGGTTAGTAACGTTCATAAAGAAGGGCGTAAACACAGTGGTATTTGAACTGACCTCCACGACCACGCCTCCCGTTGGGCTTTCGAGCCACTGCACTGGCATCTCAAAGTTTGGGGCCGGCTGCCCCCCGATGCTGTGGGTTGGGATACATGAGCAGATGACGGTCGGCTGCTTGTAGTTGGCAGGCCAGCTGTCCTGTAGAGTTCGCAGCACGTGCACCTGAGGCCGTGCCGCTGACCCGGCCTGGCCTGGCGAAGGGAGGTTCTGGCGATTATAGTGGTAGGCGAGCTTTTCGGCATTCGCTATGGTCCGGTTGTAGACGAAGATATTCTGCACTCCCAGGTGTATCATGGAGTAAATGGCTGCGCGGGCCATGCCACCCGCGCCAATAACTAGCCCAGTAGATGACGGGCGGATGGCATTTGCGGGTGACAAGCCTCTCCGGAAACAATTTCCAATTCCGATCCAGTCGGTATTGTCTCCATGCAAGGCCTTGATCGGTCCTGCACGACTCTTCTCCATGTACAGGGAGGAGTTATCGGCGTCGAGGGCCTTGTCTCCCAGCCTCCGAATAGGGATTAGCGTGTTCACGGCGCCAATGGCTCGAGCATGTGGAGACATGGAATGCAGCAGCGGAATGGCTTCTGTTTTGAACGGCAGGCTGACACTGGTGCCACCAAAATGCGGGTTCTCCACCAACTCATTGAGGCCTCGCAGAGACGACGACTGGTGAAGTTTGTAGTGATGCGGCATTCCGCATCGCTTATAGGCGGCGTTATGCATGGCAGGAGACAGACTGTAGGTGATGTTGGCACCGAAAACAAAGAAGTTTAAGGGGTCCAAAGTGAATGAGGCGTACAGCGCCTCCTGTGCCTCACGGAGGGTGATACACGGCAAGCCTTTCGATTGTGTCTCGGCGACCATTGATGGGTGAGTGACAGGGGTCAATGTCGGGTTGAAGCAGCATGACAACCGGCCCAATGGGCCTGTATTGTACGCAATGACAGGGAGTTGCGGGGCAGGAAGGGACTTGATGTAGTCGCGAAAACGTTGCACGGCAAAATTGTCGTCAATTGTCACCGCCGGCTGTGTCAGCCGGACCATGTCGCACCCTAACCTTTTGGCTCGCTCGTAGAGATCCATATACTGTGCGTCATCCCAGCCCCGCGCCGGTGGCTGCACGGCAGCAAAGTGCCCGATCACTTTGCTCGACCCTTTACAGGCTATGACCTGTGAAAGTACCTTGTCGTCGTAGGACATGTCTACTGTCACAAACTCCGGGGCTAATCGTAGACCGTGCTGAACTAATTTGAGGTACTCTGCATCCGACCGCCGCGAGGGATCCTTGTGTTCTGCGCTCAAGCCATAACGACATACATTACTCTCCACGTTGTATATTAATGGAACGACCGTGTTCCGTCGGACATTGGCTACCGCCCGACTAATAGTATCGGCAAAACTTGAGTCCAGACCGAGATGGGAGGAAGGTGGTTCGGCGACATCCAGCTTCAGCTCGAACGCATCGGAGGTCGACTCTAGCTCCTCGATGTCCAGATCACGTTCTAACATGGATGAGATAGGGACGGTCACGGCATAGGTGTAGGTGCGTGATTCGACTGGTTGCATCGATAGAGGGAACGATGAGTTATGACGGCTGAGGTCCGTGGTGTCGCCCGTTGCGAACGCAatgaaacaaagaaaatcaCGCTGTAGTTGTTTGAGGGTCAGGAAAGGAGTGATTGCTTGTACTCGCTGATCAAGCTCAGATTCCAATGGCGAGTCCTGGTGGCCGTCTTTTGGAAGTGGGTGGTCCGCGATGCCTTTCTCAGAGACATTGAAGAACTCGAGGTTGGAACATGCGCGATAGATGGGCCCCGAGAGTTCCAGAAAACGACGAACTTTGTCTGTGTTCCACGCTTTCAGATAAGACTGGATGCTCTCGGGGTCTCGGAGGACGTAGATAACTGGATGGGTCTTCGCGTACTCTCTCAACAACGTCTGCCCGCTGCGCTCCATGGACCCAGGCCCGCATGCGATGACGCAGCCCTCTTGATTTTCGGAGAGCATGGACTCCATCACCCTGGCTTCCTGCTGACGATACTCGACCAGATCAAACTCCTTCTTGTAAGAAGCGCGTGTACGGCCGGTCACCTGCTGAAAATACCGGTCTGCATCGATCAGTCGCCTACCCGAGGTGGCCGCCAGAATGACCGCTAGACTGGACTTTCCCGTGCCGCGGATTCCGGTCAACACAATGGACGCATTGGGAGCGAATTTCCTCTGAGCCTGGAAAGGCCCGTCAAAGGAGACTGGCGACTGACGATTGGAATTCAGCTCGCGCAAGGAAGCATTCAACCATGGCGACGCCTCTGAGTGTTCCGTCTGAGGAGCGGAATTGACacggggatgtggaggagcATCGTTGCCGGGGGTAGGGTCTACTGCATGGGGTGTATTGGAGGTGAAAGGGAGATGCGACAAGCGCCTGCTGTTCTGTTGCTCGACCGGACCTTCCAGCTCGTCTAGCTTGCGTTTGGGTGGATTCACGAGGATGGACATGTCGTGCACAGGAATTTTTGTTCAGGCTATACACGAGAAATCACAATACTGAGAAGAGGGCGATTATTAGACCCACGCATGGCGTAGGACGCGAGAGCCGAGAATTAGTTCCTGCAGGACCGACCGGGCGCATTCAAAGGTAAGCATTGGTTTGTAAAGGTCACGATGAGCCTGCGGAGGAGCAATCCAACTACTTGTGTGAGCGACGTGATAAGAAGAGGGCGGGAAATGCTCAAAACCCAAGAGTGTGGGGAGACATGAGCTAAGGAGGTAGTGTAGTGtagggggggtgggaagggaagggacaAGGAGGGACGAACCTGGAGTGGCTGCAGCACCAGGAAGGGACTGGGCGTGTTTgacgagaaggtggagatggagaataACTACTGTTAGTAGAATAGTCAAGAGTGAGtagtgaggaggaagacggaaGTGCGATCGAACCGCGGGGAAGAAACGACTGCCGAGCGAGTGGATACACTTTTGGCTCTCCAAATTCCAAAAGTGGTTGCGGACAAAGGCTCTGCCGTCGCTGGGCCGTATTTTTCGTATGCCTTTCGTACCTCATGTTACCGCCACGTCCGGATGACCCGGAATGACTCCGGCGGCCGAACAACCAAGTTGTTAAGGAAagtttagtagtagtactttgcaGTAGACTTGACTTAGTTCAACTGAGTTTAGTTGACTGGGATGTGCCTTGTTCCTTGTCCTGCATTGATACCCCGCGGGGAGAGCAGCTCGATCCCCAGGCAGCAATTGATCTAATACTCTTAGTTACATACTGAAATGCACACGCACTTTGGGTGCGGCTGGAATAAGCCATGCGACACAAGACTGGGTTAACCAGTAATAGTAGTGGTAGACGGGGGAAAGGTAAAGGGTCTGAAAATGCTGGAATCTGAATGGCTCTCCacaccttctcttccccaagtTCTACTAACACTTGGCTCCCTCTCACCCCCAGGCTCTTCGGACAACTTCCTAATTCCCGAACCTGGACCAAAATCTCCCACATTATGattccaccatccacaatccacaatccacaatccacacacacataagAAGGATTCACAATTTGATTACATTTGATTTCGTATTACCAAATGGAtcccccccatccccggCGCTTTACTCCATCTTGTCCACCGGGGACACTTAGCGTTTCCAATCCGTGGGTTCTGATGGGCCTCTTTGACCTCTTTTTGCCTTTCACACTTTCCACCACCAGTAGCACTTAGCTTTACACCGTAGTTTCCCCAATCGCGATGCAGCAAAAGTGGCCTATGGGGGCGGGCGCTGACGCTCTCCCACCCGCGGGTAAGAAGTTAGGGCCGGCCTTTTCCCCAACTTTCCTCCAGCCGTCATGTCCGGCcaacttttcctttctccgcTCTTAGATCTCTCCCTCTCGCTCTCTATTCTTTTCCCATATtccattcttcccccccatcgGTCCGTCCTTTTGTCTTACTTTGACCTTACtaccttccccttctctatTAGCTGCCTTTTCATCATCCCTGTTCTATCTGACCGACACTACTTTAgtttcctcccccttccctgTTTGTGTTTCGCAGTCGCCCGCTCACTGGCCCTCGCCTAATTGTTCCTGCGGTGGGGCGGCCTTCAAGGGCCAATTTATGAGGTACTACCTGCCGCCGGCAAAGGATTCATCTCTTCGGCCACCCTCTATGGAAGATGAACATGCGTCCGGAATTACCATCTAGTGGACCGTTGGATAGACGATCATGAACAACGACACGCGCCAAGCCTCCGGGCCTGGTAGCAAGTCAAAGCGGCGATTGACTGACGTCGAGGAAAATAGCAAGCAGAGTCCTGCTGCAGATGATTTCGCCTCTAACCCCAAACGCCAACGTGTCTCCCGGGCTTGCGACAGCTGTCGCTCCAAAAAGGACAAATGCGATGGCGTGCAGCCCGTGTGCTCGACTTGCGCCTCGCTCTCGCGGCCCTGCACCTACAAGGCCAATCCTAAAAAACGAGGCCTTCCGACCGGCTATATTCGCACCCTCGAGTTACTATGGGGACTGGTCTTCAATAAGATTCAAGGcagtgaggaggtggtgcgCGCCTTGTTGAAGGCGGCCAATATTCCCAGCCATCTGGCGACGATGGGCAAGGAGGCAGAGGGATCCGATACCTTATTGTCGTCGTGGAAGAACAGCATCGTCCTGAGAGAGATCGAGCGACTGTTGACGTTTTTGGAACAACCTGAAGAGGACCAAGCAGGTCGTTTACCGGGCGAGAGTGATTCCCCGCAAGATGCTGAAGGAAGCAGCGTCTTGTCAGCGGAAGCGCTGGAGTGGAATCTTCCAGACGTGTTAGGCGAAGGGCGAGAAGGGTcgttggcggtggtgtcTCCTATCAAGACCCCGTCCGCGGTATCGACAGCTAAGGCATCCGGAGTACGGATTACGCGGGACTCTGCGACTCAAACGGCTACAACCAACGATTTAGGGGAGGATGTATCGAGCCTGTCGCTGGGTAGGTTGGCGCAGCGCCCGCCCGACCAGGCCTCGCTTCCCATTCCTATCCCCCAACTCCCCTCGAACGCCTGGCCCTTGTTAGACATCTACTTCTCCTACACACAATGCTGGTTTCCTATCCTTGAAAAACACGATATTTTACGAACAGCGTTCCGTCATAATGAAGACGACGCTCAAATCTCCGCCACCTCTCCAGGTTCTGGCGATTACGCCGCGCTGTGGGCGGTCCTAACGCTGGCCTCCATCCAGGAGGCCTCGATTTCCACCACGCGTCAACTGAACGATTTTGCTGGTGATCGTCCTGATCCAGCGCAGCTGTACGCCACGGCTAGACGCCTCATACCCGAGGAAAACGGGAACCACGAGCTCGGTCACGTGCAGGCATTGCTGATTCTGTCACTGGTAAAGCTAGGCCAGCAGGACTGGTCAGCAGCATGGCTA belongs to Aspergillus luchuensis IFO 4308 DNA, chromosome 3, nearly complete sequence and includes:
- a CDS encoding putative quinate pathway repressor protein QutR (COG:E;~EggNog:ENOG410PKBA;~InterPro:IPR001381,IPR006151,IPR027417,IPR036291, IPR013708,IPR041121,IPR013785,IPR031322;~PFAM:PF01202,PF08501,PF01487,PF18317;~go_function: GO:0003824 - catalytic activity [Evidence IEA];~go_function: GO:0003855 - 3-dehydroquinate dehydratase activity [Evidence IEA];~go_function: GO:0004764 - shikimate 3-dehydrogenase (NADP+) activity [Evidence IEA];~go_process: GO:0055114 - oxidation-reduction process [Evidence IEA]), producing MSILVNPPKRKLDELEGPVEQQNSRRLSHLPFTSNTPHAVDPTPGNDAPPHPRVNSAPQTEHSEASPWLNASLRELNSNRQSPVSFDGPFQAQRKFAPNASIVLTGIRGTGKSSLAVILAATSGRRLIDADRYFQQVTGRTRASYKKEFDLVEYRQQEARVMESMLSENQEGCVIACGPGSMERSGQTLLREYAKTHPVIYVLRDPESIQSYLKAWNTDKVRRFLELSGPIYRACSNLEFFNVSEKGIADHPLPKDGHQDSPLESELDQRVQAITPFLTLKQLQRDFLCFIAFATGDTTDLSRHNSSFPLSMQPVESRTYTYAVTVPISSMLERDLDIEELESTSDAFELKLDVAEPPSSHLGLDSSFADTISRAVANVRRNTVVPLIYNVESNVCRYGLSAEHKDPSRRSDAEYLKLVQHGLRLAPEFVTVDMSYDDKVLSQVIACKGSSKVIGHFAAVQPPARGWDDAQYMDLYERAKRLGCDMVRLTQPAVTIDDNFAVQRFRDYIKSLPAPQLPVIAYNTGPLGRLSCCFNPTLTPVTHPSMVAETQSKGLPCITLREAQEALYASFTLDPLNFFVFGANITYSLSPAMHNAAYKRCGMPHHYKLHQSSSLRGLNELVENPHFGGTSVSLPFKTEAIPLLHSMSPHARAIGAVNTLIPIRRLGDKALDADNSSLYMEKSRAGPIKALHGDNTDWIGIGNCFRRGLSPANAIRPSSTGLVIGAGGMARAAIYSMIHLGVQNIFVYNRTIANAEKLAYHYNRQNLPSPGQAGSAARPQVHVLRTLQDSWPANYKQPTVICSCIPTHSIGGQPAPNFEMPVQWLESPTGGVVVELAYKTLNTPLMKQIRALSHRGWVALDGLDVLPEQGFAQFELFTGRRAPRRLMRTVVLKEYEGEEGQYDEQAIQSRIESLDGQPT